One genomic segment of uncultured Desulfobacter sp. includes these proteins:
- a CDS encoding AEC family transporter — protein sequence MFATVTTALIPLFLMIIAGSFAHKLNILPENTATVLNSFVYYFTLPALIFHTMATTPFQDIMQLRFIGGYLGAIFLTYASMFIFSQIVFKVHYTESNMRATTASLSNSAYLGLPLMTYLFHGSRQALIVTTLAIILPSVLMILTVTIFEFNRTKESGSPLGTLWKVIASLLKTPMITMAFIGAAFSCSGFELNDAVAGSLKSFGMASVPCALFAVGILIVKLKIKFQFREIMAVNTAKLILHPLLAGLILAALDVGKATVLMGVVLAGLSPATLVSILAESYGTCGGETASTLLISTLLYTPALYIVLAVAFKLGMQL from the coding sequence ATGTTTGCCACTGTCACCACGGCATTGATTCCGCTTTTTTTGATGATTATAGCCGGTTCCTTCGCCCATAAGTTAAACATACTTCCTGAAAACACCGCCACAGTTCTCAATAGCTTTGTCTATTACTTCACCCTGCCGGCCCTGATTTTCCATACTATGGCCACCACCCCCTTTCAGGATATCATGCAACTGCGGTTCATCGGCGGATATCTTGGGGCTATTTTTTTGACCTATGCCTCGATGTTCATATTCTCACAAATAGTGTTCAAGGTCCATTATACGGAGTCCAATATGCGGGCCACCACAGCCAGTCTGAGTAATTCGGCCTATCTTGGTTTGCCCCTCATGACCTACCTTTTTCATGGTAGCAGGCAGGCGTTGATCGTCACCACCCTGGCCATTATTCTTCCGTCGGTTCTGATGATTCTCACCGTAACCATATTCGAATTCAACCGCACAAAAGAATCCGGTAGCCCTCTGGGGACCCTTTGGAAGGTGATCGCCTCACTGTTAAAAACACCGATGATTACCATGGCTTTTATCGGTGCCGCTTTTTCCTGTTCCGGGTTTGAGCTGAACGATGCTGTGGCCGGGAGCCTGAAAAGTTTCGGCATGGCATCGGTTCCCTGCGCCCTTTTTGCCGTAGGGATTCTTATCGTCAAACTTAAAATTAAATTTCAATTCCGGGAAATCATGGCAGTAAACACGGCAAAACTGATTCTCCACCCATTGCTGGCCGGCCTTATTCTGGCCGCCCTGGATGTGGGAAAGGCTACTGTCCTTATGGGTGTTGTACTTGCGGGGCTCTCTCCGGCGACCCTGGTCAGTATCCTGGCGGAATCCTACGGCACCTGTGGAGGTGAAACCGCTTCAACCCTGCTGATTTCCACGCTTTTATACACTCCAGCCCTGTACATTGTTCTGGCTGTTGCCTTTAAGTTGGGTATGCAGTTATAG
- a CDS encoding NADH:flavin oxidoreductase, whose product MNITRRNFLAMTGTAAAAAMISPLNVFAAKHPESPLFSPVKIGNLEIKNRFVRSATSMYMSDENGIPQQPLFDVHTRLAQGGVGLIITGLTYVMKEDQYGKYGTGLYDDFLIPHYKKLTDNAHNHGVKIAVQLVLAGAHSDYRVGKRDIMGPSAVTHPVYGTTPREMTKADIKRAIKAMADAIVRAQKAGFDGVELHYAHNYLVSQFIVPYFNKRTDEYGGPIENRARFAFEMLEAIRKAVGPDYPVWAKVHGNDYMKSQGMTRDEAVYIAKGLKKRGITALNISGGNLVTGPYPSRPDIFDEQEQSYFREDAEYISKQVDIPLILTGGNRDMDVMEKVLASNKNIMAFGMARTLLAEPDLISKWAKDRNIEPQCEACNGCMDEYGKGPSQCVLFG is encoded by the coding sequence ATGAATATCACTAGAAGAAATTTTTTGGCCATGACAGGTACCGCCGCAGCCGCAGCAATGATTTCACCCTTGAATGTCTTTGCTGCAAAGCATCCGGAAAGCCCCCTTTTTTCTCCGGTAAAAATCGGGAACCTTGAAATCAAAAACCGGTTTGTCCGTTCCGCCACCTCTATGTACATGAGTGATGAGAACGGCATCCCCCAGCAGCCGCTCTTTGACGTTCATACCCGCCTGGCCCAGGGTGGGGTGGGCCTGATCATCACCGGTCTGACCTATGTGATGAAAGAGGACCAGTATGGTAAATACGGTACCGGCCTCTATGATGACTTTTTGATTCCCCATTACAAAAAGCTTACAGACAACGCCCATAACCATGGTGTAAAAATTGCGGTGCAGCTGGTTTTGGCCGGTGCCCATTCAGATTATCGTGTGGGAAAACGGGATATTATGGGTCCCTCTGCCGTCACCCATCCCGTATATGGCACTACCCCCAGGGAGATGACAAAAGCCGATATTAAACGTGCCATAAAAGCCATGGCCGATGCCATTGTCAGGGCCCAAAAAGCCGGTTTTGACGGGGTGGAACTCCACTATGCACATAACTATCTGGTCAGCCAGTTCATCGTGCCTTATTTCAACAAGCGTACCGACGAATACGGCGGCCCCATCGAAAACCGTGCCCGGTTCGCATTTGAAATGCTTGAGGCCATCCGGAAAGCCGTGGGGCCGGATTACCCGGTCTGGGCCAAAGTCCACGGCAACGATTATATGAAAAGCCAGGGCATGACCCGGGATGAAGCGGTATATATTGCAAAAGGCCTCAAAAAACGCGGCATTACAGCACTGAATATTAGCGGCGGCAATCTGGTTACCGGCCCCTACCCATCCCGCCCGGACATTTTTGATGAACAAGAGCAGTCCTACTTCCGTGAAGATGCCGAATATATCTCCAAACAGGTGGATATCCCTCTGATCCTCACCGGCGGCAACCGGGACATGGACGTCATGGAAAAGGTCCTGGCATCCAACAAAAACATCATGGCATTTGGCATGGCCCGCACTCTTTTGGCCGAACCGGATCTGATCTCCAAATGGGCCAAAGACCGGAATATAGAACCCCAGTGCGAAGCGTGCAACGGCTGTATGGACGAATATGGCAAAGGGCCGAGCCAGTGTGTATTGTTCGGGTAG
- a CDS encoding radical SAM protein — protein sequence MKYTEPVFRPPFEADSLLLQVTVGCSHNKCSFCTMYRKVGFHTESLAQIEKDLREAREAIPHVERIFLLNADPFALSANKLKAIGRKINEILPEVKTIAMYASILNIINKTDEELKELRALKFNDLNIGVESGLPGMMEHFNKGYDLETAKTQLARLKKAGIDFSLNIIIGGAGTEQHLENARANAALVNETKPNLIFIANLHVDPGSELFDEMQRGEFVENTLGQNLEEEMKLLEHLAVENCLFYGMHTSNVVPVQGMLPQAKEAMLKQLKNASAAMDERMLNSRSLKKGPEGNLIIL from the coding sequence ATGAAATACACAGAACCTGTTTTTCGTCCCCCATTTGAGGCGGATTCCCTGCTGCTGCAGGTTACCGTTGGGTGCAGCCACAACAAATGCAGCTTCTGCACCATGTACCGTAAGGTGGGTTTCCACACAGAAAGCCTTGCACAGATCGAAAAGGACCTGCGTGAAGCCAGAGAGGCGATTCCCCATGTGGAAAGAATCTTCCTCCTTAACGCAGACCCCTTCGCCCTCAGCGCCAACAAACTCAAGGCCATTGGCAGGAAAATCAACGAGATTCTGCCGGAAGTGAAAACCATTGCCATGTACGCCTCCATCCTCAATATTATCAATAAGACGGATGAGGAGTTGAAAGAGCTGCGTGCCCTTAAATTCAACGATTTAAATATCGGCGTGGAGTCCGGCCTGCCCGGCATGATGGAGCATTTTAATAAAGGCTACGACCTTGAAACCGCTAAAACCCAACTCGCAAGATTGAAAAAAGCGGGGATCGACTTCAGCCTGAACATCATCATCGGCGGGGCGGGTACGGAACAGCACCTTGAAAACGCCCGTGCCAACGCCGCCCTGGTCAACGAAACAAAACCTAATCTAATCTTCATCGCCAACCTGCATGTCGATCCCGGCAGCGAACTGTTCGATGAAATGCAGCGGGGCGAGTTTGTCGAAAACACTCTGGGCCAGAATCTTGAAGAAGAGATGAAACTGCTTGAACATCTGGCGGTTGAAAATTGTCTATTCTACGGGATGCATACCTCCAATGTGGTGCCCGTGCAGGGCATGCTGCCCCAGGCCAAAGAGGCAATGCTGAAGCAGTTGAAGAACGCCAGTGCTGCGATGGATGAGCGGATGCTCAATTCCCGTAGCCTGAAGAAGGGCCCCGAGGGGAATCTGATTATCCTGTGA
- a CDS encoding IS1634 family transposase, with protein sequence MAYILTEGDHRKVSMSEYVEEMQHTLLCIAERPIAALDFSDDRLAHLLKHLSNREYWSKIEDDLNKQSIEVYDLKPETIRCDATTVSTDQAITEEGLVQFGHSKDNTKLPQIKLMSAALDPLGMPLASDVVSGEKADDGLYIPLISRVSDSLKKNGLLFSGDCKMSALETRAHLVLSGDHYLCPLPLTGKTADEMKTWINEGISKDREEALIPVFRENYKGIVVLAAKGYEFSRIQTFQKEAEEITWQERIFVVHSPAHARQQSAGLDIRLKKAKEKLEKLTPLPGRGKRQISDEAELVAAIAKIVKAHNVENLLDVQFEKQVEQKMKYVGKGRGSLNRETIVVEKVRYQITSVQRNQEKIADEKTRFGWKAFVTDMDFDKFSLHDAILSYRNEYRVERIFARLKSRLNIAPLFVKKDDQIEGMTYLLTLCVRMLTLIEFVVRRSLKEEKTELPDMHPENRKKTTAKPSAEKILKAFSKVNLTIICDMAGNIIMRSLKPLSNLQKQIIQKLELDSSIYTQLEI encoded by the coding sequence ATGGCCTATATTCTGACTGAAGGCGACCACCGCAAGGTATCAATGAGTGAATATGTGGAAGAAATGCAACATACGTTGCTTTGCATAGCAGAGCGGCCAATAGCGGCGCTGGATTTCAGTGATGATCGTTTAGCTCATCTTTTGAAACATTTAAGCAATCGTGAATACTGGTCAAAGATAGAAGATGATCTCAACAAACAGTCAATAGAGGTGTATGATCTAAAGCCTGAAACAATCAGATGTGATGCAACGACTGTGAGTACGGATCAAGCAATCACAGAAGAGGGATTGGTTCAGTTTGGTCATAGCAAAGACAATACGAAGTTACCTCAGATAAAATTGATGAGTGCTGCCCTGGACCCTTTGGGAATGCCGTTGGCTTCTGACGTCGTTTCTGGTGAAAAGGCAGACGATGGATTATATATTCCGCTGATAAGTCGCGTCAGTGACAGTCTTAAAAAAAATGGATTATTGTTCTCAGGTGATTGTAAAATGAGTGCATTGGAGACCCGGGCTCATTTGGTATTATCAGGAGATCATTATTTATGCCCGCTGCCCTTGACCGGTAAAACTGCTGATGAAATGAAAACATGGATCAATGAAGGTATTTCCAAAGATCGGGAAGAAGCTTTGATCCCTGTGTTCAGAGAGAACTATAAAGGAATAGTCGTTCTGGCAGCCAAAGGATATGAGTTCAGCCGCATTCAGACTTTTCAAAAAGAGGCTGAAGAAATAACCTGGCAAGAGCGTATTTTCGTCGTTCATTCCCCTGCTCATGCCAGGCAACAATCAGCCGGTCTCGATATTCGGTTGAAAAAAGCGAAGGAAAAACTTGAAAAATTAACGCCTTTGCCAGGGCGAGGCAAACGTCAAATAAGCGATGAGGCTGAACTTGTTGCGGCTATTGCCAAAATAGTCAAAGCCCATAACGTAGAGAATCTGCTGGACGTCCAGTTTGAAAAACAGGTAGAACAAAAAATGAAGTATGTCGGTAAAGGCAGGGGGTCCCTTAACCGGGAAACCATCGTTGTAGAAAAGGTTCGTTATCAGATTACTTCTGTTCAAAGAAATCAAGAAAAAATTGCCGATGAAAAAACCCGATTTGGCTGGAAAGCATTCGTCACAGACATGGATTTTGATAAGTTTTCCCTGCATGATGCTATTTTGTCATATAGAAATGAATATCGAGTTGAACGTATCTTCGCCAGGCTAAAAAGTCGCCTCAACATAGCTCCGTTGTTTGTTAAAAAAGATGATCAGATTGAAGGTATGACATATCTACTCACCCTGTGTGTAAGGATGCTGACTCTTATAGAATTTGTTGTTCGACGCTCATTGAAAGAAGAAAAGACTGAACTACCTGATATGCATCCTGAAAACCGTAAAAAGACTACAGCCAAACCTTCTGCGGAAAAAATTTTAAAAGCTTTTTCGAAAGTTAACCTTACTATTATATGCGACATGGCAGGAAATATTATTATGCGTTCATTGAAACCATTATCGAATTTGCAAAAACAAATTATCCAAAAGTTGGAATTAGACTCTTCTATTTATACGCAACTTGAAATTTAG